The following are encoded together in the Arcticibacterium luteifluviistationis genome:
- a CDS encoding acetyl-CoA carboxylase carboxyltransferase subunit alpha: MRTLLEFEKPIAELESKLEDMKTLASENNVDVSSAVRNLSNSIEELRKDTFSNLTRWQRVQLSRHPDRPYSLDYIELLCDEFHELHGDRNVKDDPAIVSGLANIDGKSVMIIGQQKGRKTKERQFRNFGMPNPEGYRKALRMMKMAEKFNIPIVTLIDTPGAFPGLEAEERGQGEAIARNLKEMMTLNVPVICIVIGEGASGGALGIGIGDRVLMLENSWYSVISPENCSTILWKSWDFKEQAADALKLTAEDMLGFGLVDGIIKEPRGGAHLDFETMGKTLKKTILSEIKALSKQKPEERVNKRIDKFCSMGVVVE; encoded by the coding sequence ATGAGAACATTATTAGAATTTGAAAAGCCAATAGCCGAGCTAGAATCTAAATTGGAAGACATGAAAACTTTAGCGTCTGAAAATAATGTAGATGTGAGCTCAGCAGTTAGAAACCTTTCAAATAGTATAGAAGAACTGAGAAAAGACACTTTTAGTAATTTGACGAGGTGGCAACGAGTTCAACTTTCTCGTCATCCAGATAGACCATACTCTTTAGACTATATAGAATTGCTTTGTGATGAATTTCACGAGCTACATGGCGATAGAAATGTAAAAGATGATCCAGCTATAGTGAGTGGATTAGCCAATATTGACGGTAAGTCTGTCATGATTATTGGTCAGCAAAAAGGTCGTAAAACTAAAGAAAGACAATTCAGGAATTTTGGAATGCCAAATCCTGAGGGCTATAGAAAAGCTCTTAGAATGATGAAAATGGCGGAGAAGTTTAATATTCCTATTGTTACTTTAATCGACACTCCTGGTGCTTTCCCTGGTTTAGAAGCCGAGGAGCGTGGTCAAGGAGAGGCTATTGCAAGGAATCTTAAAGAAATGATGACGCTTAACGTTCCTGTTATTTGTATAGTGATAGGAGAGGGAGCCTCAGGTGGGGCATTAGGAATAGGCATAGGAGATAGAGTTTTGATGTTAGAAAACTCATGGTATTCTGTTATTTCTCCAGAAAACTGTTCTACTATTCTTTGGAAAAGCTGGGACTTTAAAGAACAAGCTGCTGATGCATTAAAGCTTACAGCGGAAGATATGCTTGGTTTTGGTTTGGTAGATGGTATCATTAAAGAGCCACGTGGAGGTGCTCATCTTGATTTTGAGACCATGGGAAAAACACTAAAGAAGACTATCTTATCTGAGATTAAAGCTTTAAGCAAACAAAAGCCAGAAGAAAGAGTTAATAAAAGAATTGATAAATTTTGCTCCATGGGAGTAGTGGTAGAGTAA
- a CDS encoding trans-sulfuration enzyme family protein has protein sequence MKDITKSIKIQTERTQHGEHSTPMFLTSSFTFEDAGHGKALFNNEVEGNIYSRYSNPSVQEFIDKVCMLEGLEVGFATASGMAAVFAGFAAHLESGDHIISSKALFGSAHQIITQILSKWGITHTYLEVSATEEDWNNAVQENTKMLYCETPSNPGLDLVDLEMLGKVAKKHDLIYYIDNCFATPVIQKPAQFGADLIVHSATKFMDGQGRVMGGIIVGTPERMEKVTFFCRHTGPALSPFNAWVLSKSLETLHLRVEKHCENAGKLAEALQGLEGVTKVNYPFLDSHPQSALAKKQMKSGGALVTIDLEGGFERIIRFTKLLTIPSKTSNLGDTRTTITNPNTTTHSKIAQDIKDELGITEGLMRISVGLEDIDDLIADFKQAIQGSK, from the coding sequence ATGAAAGACATCACCAAATCAATCAAAATTCAAACAGAAAGAACACAGCATGGAGAACACTCTACGCCAATGTTTTTGACGTCTAGTTTTACTTTTGAAGATGCGGGTCACGGTAAGGCCCTTTTTAATAATGAAGTAGAAGGGAATATTTATTCAAGATACTCAAATCCATCAGTTCAGGAGTTTATTGATAAGGTTTGTATGTTGGAAGGCCTAGAAGTAGGTTTTGCTACGGCATCGGGAATGGCTGCTGTCTTTGCTGGATTTGCAGCTCATTTAGAGTCAGGAGATCATATAATTTCTAGTAAAGCACTTTTTGGTTCTGCTCATCAAATTATTACACAAATACTTTCTAAGTGGGGTATTACGCATACTTATTTGGAAGTAAGTGCTACAGAAGAAGACTGGAATAATGCGGTGCAGGAAAACACAAAGATGCTTTACTGCGAAACGCCTTCTAATCCAGGCTTGGACTTAGTAGATTTAGAAATGCTAGGTAAAGTGGCTAAAAAGCATGACTTGATTTATTACATAGATAATTGTTTTGCTACACCAGTGATTCAAAAGCCAGCCCAATTTGGAGCTGATTTGATAGTTCATTCTGCTACTAAATTTATGGATGGGCAGGGGAGAGTAATGGGTGGAATTATAGTGGGAACACCAGAGCGAATGGAAAAGGTGACTTTTTTCTGTAGACATACGGGGCCGGCACTTTCACCATTTAATGCTTGGGTACTTTCAAAAAGTTTAGAAACCTTACACTTAAGAGTAGAAAAGCATTGTGAAAATGCTGGAAAACTAGCGGAGGCTCTTCAAGGTTTAGAAGGGGTAACTAAGGTGAACTATCCATTTTTAGACTCACATCCGCAGTCGGCTTTGGCTAAAAAGCAAATGAAAAGTGGAGGTGCATTAGTAACCATAGATTTGGAAGGTGGCTTTGAACGAATTATTCGTTTCACTAAGTTGTTAACCATCCCAAGTAAAACCTCAAATTTGGGTGATACTAGAACTACTATAACTAACCCGAATACTACGACACACTCCAAAATAGCTCAGGATATTAAAGACGAGTTAGGCATAACAGAAGGTTTGATGAGAATTTCTGTTGGCTTAGAAGATATTGACGATTTGATAGCTGACTTTAAGCAGGCGATTCAAGGTTCGAAATAA
- a CDS encoding 1-acyl-sn-glycerol-3-phosphate acyltransferase, producing MIARFLFALFGWKLVGEIPTDLKKGVLAVCPHNTWIDFPIGLMARGAMRRKIGYLGKAELFNSPVGFLFKWLGGTPVVRSKNLNMVESYALTIKNTKDMLFAIAPEGTRKNVSKLRTGFYYMAVGGEIPILPVGFDFKKKEVIISEPFMPTGDFEKDMQMYFVPFFKTINRVNKDWITNYENGIFAK from the coding sequence GTGATAGCTAGATTCTTATTTGCCCTATTTGGATGGAAACTTGTTGGTGAAATTCCTACAGACCTAAAAAAAGGGGTTTTAGCGGTATGTCCTCATAATACATGGATTGATTTTCCTATTGGGCTAATGGCTAGGGGAGCTATGAGGCGTAAAATTGGCTATTTAGGAAAAGCAGAGTTGTTTAATTCACCGGTTGGCTTTCTTTTTAAATGGTTGGGCGGAACTCCTGTGGTAAGGTCTAAGAATCTTAATATGGTAGAAAGTTATGCCCTTACTATTAAGAATACGAAAGACATGCTTTTTGCAATAGCTCCAGAAGGAACTAGAAAAAATGTAAGTAAGCTGAGGACAGGCTTTTATTACATGGCAGTGGGAGGTGAAATTCCTATTCTTCCTGTAGGCTTTGACTTTAAGAAGAAAGAAGTAATAATTAGTGAACCTTTTATGCCGACTGGCGATTTTGAAAAGGACATGCAGATGTATTTTGTACCATTCTTTAAGACAATTAATAGGGTCAATAAGGACTGGATAACAAATTATGAGAATGGCATATTTGCCAAATAA
- a CDS encoding thymidylate synthase, producing MLQYQNLLKHILAEGTMKTDRTGTGTKSVFGYQMRFNLNEGFPLVTTKKIHIPSVVHELLWFIDGDTNIKYLNDNKVRIWNEWADENGDLGPVYGKQWRSWPTPNGGSIDQLKTVIEQIKTSPDSRRILVSAWNVGELSEMALMPCHALFQFYVADGKLSCQLYQRSSDVFLGVPFNIASYALLTHMVAQECELEVGDFVWTSGDTHIYTNHFEQVKEQLTRTPKALPRLVLNPDVKSIFDYTADDIKFENYDPYPLIKGKVAV from the coding sequence ATGCTACAATACCAAAACCTACTTAAACATATCCTTGCTGAAGGAACCATGAAAACGGACCGTACAGGTACGGGTACAAAAAGTGTTTTTGGTTATCAGATGCGTTTTAACCTGAATGAAGGGTTTCCTTTGGTTACCACCAAAAAGATTCATATTCCATCTGTGGTACATGAACTTTTATGGTTTATAGATGGTGACACCAATATCAAATATCTTAACGACAATAAAGTAAGGATTTGGAATGAATGGGCTGACGAAAATGGAGATTTAGGTCCTGTTTATGGTAAGCAATGGCGTTCTTGGCCTACTCCAAATGGAGGTTCAATAGACCAACTAAAAACGGTTATAGAGCAAATAAAAACTTCCCCCGACTCTAGAAGAATCTTAGTGTCGGCATGGAATGTAGGCGAGTTGTCTGAAATGGCTCTTATGCCTTGTCATGCTCTTTTTCAGTTTTATGTGGCGGATGGTAAGTTGTCTTGTCAGCTTTATCAACGTAGTTCAGATGTATTTTTAGGAGTGCCTTTCAATATAGCATCATATGCACTTTTGACACACATGGTAGCCCAAGAATGTGAATTAGAGGTTGGTGATTTTGTTTGGACTAGTGGAGATACACATATCTATACTAATCATTTTGAGCAAGTAAAGGAGCAATTAACGAGAACACCAAAAGCACTACCTAGGCTGGTGCTTAATCCAGATGTTAAATCTATTTTTGATTATACAGCTGATGATATCAAATTTGAAAATTACGACCCATATCCCTTGATTAAAGGAAAGGTGGCAGTTTAA
- a CDS encoding site-2 protease family protein: MKKHKTLIIQIVLFLVTVVVTTFAGMEWVTGRSVLIEGFDWELLGKGFLWYAFPFLGFLTVHEFGHYFMAKWRKVKVTLPYYIPMWIPGISFGTMGALIRIKEEIKTKINYFDIGVAGPLAGFVAAFGFLAYGYANLPDKDFVFDIHPEYEQFGENYGEYAYQPIYAENAFGEVDSTQVIEVSSFKLGDSILSNWIKDTFADEKLLPHPNELAHYPFILAGFLGLFFTALNLMPIGQLDGGHILFSLIGEKNFNKVSPILFTCFVFFAGLGFYKVHELQELFYKEGFSALWNFLIYVLAIYVCFSRVTKSIKTNLIIALSVILLQFCVSYLFPNVEGYSGFLAFSVLIGRFLGIYHPPVIDKKPLNMTRVIVGWISLLIFILCFSPYPFY, from the coding sequence ATGAAGAAGCATAAAACGCTTATAATTCAAATTGTCTTATTTCTAGTTACAGTAGTGGTCACCACTTTCGCAGGAATGGAGTGGGTTACAGGCAGGTCTGTATTGATTGAAGGTTTTGATTGGGAACTTTTAGGGAAAGGTTTTCTTTGGTATGCTTTTCCTTTTCTTGGTTTTCTTACAGTACATGAGTTTGGTCATTATTTTATGGCTAAATGGCGTAAAGTAAAAGTGACCTTGCCATATTATATTCCAATGTGGATTCCTGGGATATCATTCGGGACCATGGGAGCTTTGATTCGAATTAAAGAAGAGATAAAAACTAAGATTAACTATTTTGATATTGGCGTTGCAGGGCCACTTGCTGGTTTTGTAGCTGCTTTTGGTTTTTTAGCTTACGGCTATGCCAACTTACCAGATAAAGATTTCGTTTTTGATATTCATCCAGAGTATGAACAATTCGGAGAAAACTATGGAGAGTATGCCTATCAACCGATTTACGCAGAAAACGCCTTCGGGGAAGTAGACAGTACGCAGGTGATAGAAGTGAGCTCATTTAAGCTGGGAGATAGTATTTTAAGCAATTGGATTAAAGATACTTTTGCTGATGAAAAACTATTACCTCATCCAAATGAACTAGCTCATTATCCGTTTATTTTAGCTGGTTTTCTAGGCTTGTTTTTTACTGCTTTAAATTTGATGCCCATTGGGCAATTAGACGGAGGACATATTTTATTTTCATTGATAGGAGAAAAGAATTTCAATAAAGTCTCGCCCATTTTATTTACTTGCTTTGTGTTTTTTGCTGGATTAGGTTTTTATAAAGTTCATGAACTTCAAGAGCTTTTTTATAAAGAAGGCTTTTCAGCATTGTGGAACTTTTTGATTTACGTGCTAGCAATCTATGTATGCTTTAGCAGGGTGACTAAAAGTATTAAGACAAACTTGATAATAGCACTTTCTGTAATACTCTTGCAGTTTTGCGTTTCCTATTTATTTCCAAATGTGGAAGGGTATTCAGGATTCTTAGCATTTTCGGTGCTTATTGGAAGGTTTTTGGGTATTTATCATCCTCCAGTAATTGATAAAAAGCCATTGAATATGACTAGGGTGATAGTAGGTTGGATAAGTCTTCTTATTTTTATCCTTTGTTTTAGTCCTTACCCATTTTATTAA
- a CDS encoding HAD family hydrolase yields MGNYKAVLFDFGNVIINIDPELTLKAFSEISGKSLARVKDKLEMSQLNRRYETGTFEDEEFREIVRQTIGYPFSDQEVDDAWNALLKDLPPYRISLILELKDKYPVYLLSNTNSLHIKKCDQIFRDQFGIPNVKALFTKAFYSYEMGLWKPDKEIYNTVLRDIEQKAEDVLFIDDNAANIASAAEMGFQTILMDPKNDDVINHFKI; encoded by the coding sequence ATGGGGAATTACAAGGCTGTTCTATTTGATTTCGGTAATGTCATCATCAACATTGACCCTGAACTTACCTTAAAGGCTTTTTCTGAAATTTCAGGTAAGTCACTCGCAAGAGTGAAAGACAAACTGGAAATGAGTCAGCTTAACAGAAGGTATGAGACTGGGACTTTTGAGGATGAGGAATTTAGAGAGATAGTGCGTCAAACGATAGGTTATCCTTTTAGCGACCAAGAGGTGGATGATGCTTGGAATGCTCTTTTGAAAGATTTACCGCCTTACAGAATAAGTTTGATTCTGGAATTAAAAGATAAGTACCCTGTTTATTTGCTTAGCAATACTAACAGTCTTCATATTAAAAAGTGTGATCAGATTTTTAGAGATCAGTTTGGTATTCCAAATGTAAAAGCTCTTTTCACAAAAGCTTTTTACTCCTATGAAATGGGGCTTTGGAAGCCAGATAAAGAAATATACAACACTGTTTTAAGAGATATTGAACAAAAAGCAGAGGATGTACTGTTTATAGATGACAATGCCGCCAATATAGCTTCGGCAGCAGAAATGGGCTTTCAAACAATTTTGATGGACCCCAAAAACGACGACGTCATCAATCATTTTAAAATTTAA
- a CDS encoding OsmC family protein encodes MKVQLTRVDDAFHLTGKGSSESLVHIDASEKVGGHNAGSRPMELLLMGLGGCASIDVVIILQKQKQVIEDFNVIVSGEREAIEGTQMTPFRSINVHFEVKGEIDAKKMKRAISMSMEKYCSATAQFQSSAEITHSFEILR; translated from the coding sequence ATGAAAGTTCAATTAACAAGAGTAGACGACGCCTTCCATTTAACAGGAAAAGGCTCTTCAGAGAGTTTAGTACATATAGATGCTTCAGAAAAAGTAGGTGGTCATAATGCAGGTAGCAGACCAATGGAACTACTTTTGATGGGTTTGGGCGGTTGTGCTTCTATAGATGTGGTAATTATATTGCAGAAGCAAAAGCAAGTTATAGAAGACTTTAATGTGATTGTTTCTGGAGAGAGAGAGGCCATTGAAGGTACGCAAATGACGCCTTTCAGAAGTATCAATGTACACTTTGAAGTAAAAGGGGAAATAGATGCTAAAAAGATGAAAAGAGCCATTTCTATGTCGATGGAAAAATACTGTTCTGCCACAGCTCAGTTTCAAAGTTCTGCGGAAATAACGCATAGTTTTGAGATTTTGAGATAG